In Ursus arctos isolate Adak ecotype North America unplaced genomic scaffold, UrsArc2.0 scaffold_2, whole genome shotgun sequence, the genomic stretch CTACCATTCCATAGACTCTTTGGGCACAGGTACTCTTCTCTTATTTGTTATATTACCCACCGCAGCTGGAACCCAGTAGGCATACAGTAATGACAGTTGAGTGTACAGATTCAAGATACAAGGTTGGGAGCCAGAAGAGGGATGCAAAGTGTTGGGCATTCAGTGAGATCCCTGGTCACCCACTGGACAGATGGTCAGAGGATCCATGTTCTTCCCTCCATCATGTGTTCCAGGGCTGAACATAGGCTTAAGGGGCCCAGAAGAAGAGAAGCTGGTGAATGTGTAGATGAGAGATTTGTATGTTACATTGTAAAAGGAAATGTCTCCAGCCTGGTAGTCCAGGAAGATGCCCACACGTCTGGGGGGTTCCCTTATCTGCAAGCGTGTTGGGGGAATGGTGGACACCTGGTACTCATTCCGcttcatcatcatcactaccCAGTAGCCATTGTCGGGTGACAGAGTCATGCTCCCTTTCCTGCTCGCAGATGCCTTGCAGATGCCCAGGATCCACCCTGTCTTTTTTCCCACCTCCACTTCCCAGTAATGGCGGCCAGAGAGAAAGCTTTGAAGGCCTAGGGTGATGGTGCAACTATCAAATCTTTCTGGATTGTCAGGCAGACGATTACACTTGTCTCCAAGTCTCACGCTCTTCAGGTTATTAGAGAAGATGAGGTTGGGGTGGGCAGTTTCTGCATCCAGAGTCACATCAACTGCAGAAAGAATTAGAATAACTAGCTCAGGGTCCATGGGAAGTGGACCTACAGGGTTCTCCCCACCTCCAGGAAACATGGGTAGGAGCAGTCTTGTGGAACGCACTGGAGGTCAGCACAGGGACCCAGCAGGTGAAGTCCACTTGCCTTAGTCTGGGCACTTACCGGCATATGCCTGAGCGCAAATCAGTTCTGgaactacagagaaaaagaagatgggGGCAAAAAACCTGAGTATCCAAATTCAGAGAGGCTAAATGTACCCTGGTCACCACAACAAGGAAAGACAAGGACCCCTGCCCTGGCTCCGGACCTTGCTTCCTCTGCTTGGGTTAGCCCCATTACTCCTAGACCCTGGGGCCTGCCTTAAAGACTGTGGTCTGATGAGCTGACCCAGCCAACAAATCCAGCACAGAGCCTATGAAggctttcttctgcctttgttacacgtgtttttctctcttctaaatAATGCCCAGAAATCAATAGCATAGGGGATATCACAGTAACCCCTGACAAGTACGTTCTGCCATTACCATACTCACCATTGAAGCTGTCCGTTTCTGAACGCAGCttttctaaaagaagaaagagagctTGAGTTAAGTTCCCCAGCTAGGGACAGATCAGGAAGAGGCTGAAGGCAGCGTCAGAAAGGCCATGGGAGATGGAGGAGGGATGCCAGAGGGGTCTGGGCTACATGGACATCAAGGAGGACGTGAGCAGGtgcctcccctttcccccaagCCCACCTACCCAAGAAGGACTTCATGCGCTTCTCCACAAACTCTGATTTCTGGTAGATCACATGgatctttttttccacatctgaAGGAATGCCCCAGGGCTTAGGAACAGTCGCTATCTTGACCCTAGAGACAAAAGACTTGGCCAGAGAGGGCTGGTGCATGGGAGTAGCCCAAGTCCCCATGAGGTGGAAGTAAGGTACAGCGTCCACGGGGGACACGCAGCCCACTTGGGCTTGGCAAAGAAAGTCTTCCCTGGACTCCGAGTTTTAAATACTCTTTCTCAGCTTTGGCCACAGATTGGCATCACCTAGGGAGTTTTAAAAACCACTGATCTCAAAACCATAGTGAGTTTTTATAATGGCCTTAAAATGGTGCTGATATTGAAATGCTCAACCCAGAATTACCTATGTCAAATTATTTATACTACTTTTGTCCTTTtctgttgaaataaaaatgataataaataagaaaaaaacaatgagatatgactcattaggatggttattattattttgaaaaaaatcaaaatgacaggtgttagcaaggatgtggaaaaataggGACCCTTGTGCATTGGTGGtaggaaagtaaaatggtacTGACACTGTGGGAAATAGTATAGTGATTCCTCGAAAAActaaacatagaactaccatatgacacATCAGTTCCACATCTTGGTATATGCCCAAAAGAATagaaagcagagactcaaacagatatATGTACagcaatattcatagcagcagcATTCACAATacccaaaaggtggaaacaacccaagtgtccattggtggatgaaaggataaacaaTTTGTGGTCTatgcatacagtggaatattactcagccttacaAAGGagtgaaattctgacacattctgcgatgtggatgaaccttgaagacgttatgctaagtgaaataagccagacgcaaaagcacaaatactgtatgattccactcatatgaaaCAGAGTAGTGAAATTCATGAAGATGGaatgtagaatggtggttgccaggggctgggggagggggcaataGGGAGTTAGGTTttaatagtatggagtttccatTTGGGAGAATGAAAAAGTGCTGCAGACGATGGTGGCGTTGGTTGAACAataatatgaatgtacttaatgccacagaactgcacatttaaaaatggttagagTGGTAAgtttcattttatatgtattttatcaccaaaaaaaggaaaaaaattatgctaGGATCATGCTCTTGAAGATTGGAATTTAATTTGTGTGCCAGGGCCTGGATGTCAGGATTTTGTAAAGCTACTGGAGTAATTATAATGTCcagcctcctctcttccctccccttccttcccctgtttGGGCTTAGCATCACCACTCCTAGAAAGTGCTTCCCTCCCTGAGACCATAAGCACTTGTGGAGGGAGGCACTTCCGCAGGAACAGTTTGCATGAGGCAAATTGCAATCTTAGGAACCATCATTAGCACGATAGGCTGTGTTCTTTTCAGTCTTcagcccatgctctctctcctgaTCACACTCCCATTTTTCCTACACAAATCCAGAAAGGCCTTAGGAAGCTGCAGGAGATGGGAGGAGCCCAGGAGGAGTCATAGACTCGGGGCTGGGAGCATCTCCCTCCTAGGGATGCCTCCCCCACTGCTTCCTGCAGGATACCCAAGGGAACACGAGGGGACCTCTCGGTACCTGTGCAGGGTGACTCCGATGTCctaggagagaaaagagggaagctCTCCATTACCAGTCTCCTAGGGGCTGCACTGACTCCTGGTCTTTCCTCTTGGGCTCACAGCCCTGGGGTGTCAGCAAAACTGGGGTACCTCTCCcccattctaatttttattaccCGAGTGGTAGCCTGGTCGGGCTTGCAACAGAACTGCACCCAAACCCTGCTTTTCTCTTCTGGGATGGCAGGGGATCCCTTGTAAGCTGGGCCACCCTGGGCTCCTGAGGGCTCATCAAAGGGGTCTGGGCACAAGACCTTTGTCTTGTACTGACTTGGGCAGAGCTAATGGCAGTGCTGAAAGCCCATGTCATCCTTCTGGGCACAGTGGGAAGGGGAAAGCCAGGCCCAGCCACACTTACCTTCATAAGCTCCCATTCCGGCTGGCACTGCTTGGCTTCCAACTCCCCAATCAGCTTGTCAAGAAGGGCAATGTCTCTGGACACATGGGTGTTATATTTTTCCCCAACCTGGCCAATGGTCTGGCTCAGATCCTCTAGTGAGGCCACAAAGAGCTTCTCTTGCTGCTCCAGAAGATGGTACAGCTGCTCCAACTGGTGCCGGAGTGTCTGCTTCTGGGTTTCAATTTGTTTCTGGGGAACAGAAAGGTGTAGGGGTCTGTGCAGTGTGTTGGAGGTGTGTGCCCAGGGAATCCCTAGAAGCCCACCTCCTGGAGGTGGATAAGAGGCTGGATCCCTCAGCTTCTTGGAGGACTGGATTTTAGAGAAGGAGACAAAATGGGCCAGAACCTTCCAGAACAGACTGAGGGTGGCAGGGGCCGGCTCTTGTAAAATGCCCTAAAATCTAGTATTCTGGGTTGATTTGTATCCCCTCCAAAATttatgttaaagtcctaacctCTGGTACCTAAAgaatatgatcttatttggaaatagcatCATTGccgatgtaattagttaagatgaggtcataccgGAGTGGGCCACTGGCGTGGGGAAGTTGGAacacagacacagggagaacaccatgtgaagaaacacaaggaaaagaTGACCTCTACCAGCTGAGGGGAGCGGCCTGGCAGATGTCTGTCCTTCACGGCCCTCAGAAGGAACCGGTTCTGCCGACACCTTGACGGCGGACTTCtggcctacagaactgtgagggaatacatttctgtggtttaagccactcagtctgtgctACTCTGTTACGGCGGCCACAGGACCCTGACATATCTGCTatcatctttttccttccttgaaaGCCAGTGTGAGGATGATATATGCCTGGGGTTGTAAATGGACAAGGTTATGACCACCACAGTGTCCAGGAAGGAGACTTCTCTCTACTCTCCACCAGAGTGCTGGCATGCAAGGTCCTCAGCGTGGCTCTGAATGAAGGCAGTCAGTCCGTTTATGTGAATGTAAGTGAGCTTGACCTCTGCTACCGCTGCATGTAGGGCAGCCGCCTGGCCCATGTTCTAGCGAGAGTTTCTGTGGAAAGGTGAACTGGCTCTAGGGAACATTCTTCCTCCATGGAGGGAGAACCCCTTTCGAATCTTCTAAGACTGGACTTAAGAAGTCTCATCATTTTGAGCTCTCTAGTCTTTTTGAACCAAAAATGTTTCCTCACCCCTTGTTGTTGAGCGTGCTAacattggcttttttttccttaaagaggaCAGGTCAGTTGTCATGTTCAATGGCCTATATTCTAAAATTGTCTGATAATTTTGCTTATGATTAAGTTCAGATTAAGCATCTTAAACAAGAATACCATATTCTTAATGCTCTAGGCTCCCTAGCACATCCCATGGGGAGGCAAAGAGTGTCCAGTTTGTCCATCACCATTGTTGTGATACAGAGGTCAGTCACTTGGTTGAGGAGGGGTTTGCCTCATCTCTCCAGTGTAAGTAcatattatttactttataattatTAAGTAATTGGAGGAGTGGTACTTTGAGAGGATGTCAATATCCTGTTCTCTTACGATCTTCTGCTAAAATTTTTGTTGATGATCTCTGTTGGTGTTCATTGATTTATTGGTGTTTGTATAgtggaaaatttcttttttgaggtttttaagaagtttttatttatttatttaagtaatctctgcacccataGAGGGGCtgcaactcacaaccctgagatcaagagtcctataCTCTCTgcccgagccagccaggcaccccataaccGTTCATCCATACTTGTTTTAGCTGGCATTGGGCTGTAAAAAagtttcccctccccctttcatatgattaaaaaattatatatatttttgactaTTGAGAGGAGGAAGAGTAGAAGTCTTGAAAACAGCATCACCTTTCCATGGGGGCTTTCCATGGGGGCTCATGTCACTGTGAGTGTTTTAAGGGAAGAACAGACCTTCTTGTCTCCCTGAGTTTCCATGTGGCCCAGGCTTCTGCCTCACCGTCATGGTGGGGAGCATCCCTGACCTCTGCTTCACCCACAAGTTCCAAGCCACCTGGTATTATAGGgaaggtgttttcttttcttcttttttagaaagagagagcgagaaggCGAGCTGGTCAGTGGGGAGGTGGTGAGGTGaccaggggaaggaagggcagagggagagaggggctcgatctcacgaccctgagatcatgacctgagctgaaatcaagtcagactcttaaccgactgagccacccaggcaccctagaaagGGGTTTTCTTTTACTACACTTCATGAGTTTCCCAAAAATTAGACACCTAGGCCAATGCCATGCCCACCCCCATTCCTGCCCTTTGTTATCTTTGCCTGTTTCCCATTGTGGTTTGGGAGATGGGATCCAGCCAACAGAAATGGGTCAGACAAATTAAGGCTCTTTGGGGTAGTTGAATTTGCTTGCAGGGAGAATGGAAGCAACTTATGTGTCCTAGGTTCAACAGAGGAAGGCCAACAAGTGTATTTATTGAAATCTGTGGCATCACAAAATGACAGTTGTAAAGAAAATGTCTAACCatttgagggggcgcctgggtggcacagcggttaagcgtctgccttcgctctcagggtgtgatcctgccgttatgggatcgagtcccacatcaggctcctctgctatgagcctgcttcttcctctcccactccccctgcttgtgttccctcccttgctggctgtctctctctgtcaagtaaataaataaaatcttaaaaaaaaaagaaaagaaaatgtctaaccatttgaatttttaaaaatccatgcggttttaaaaaaaacaaaatggacaattataaaaatgatacaaaggagtatttaaaatagaaaagtctctcttcccatttcctcAATCCCATCCCTCAGTGACAGCCACTGGTGTTAATTTCTCTAGACCATTTTGTAGTGAATATGAGAAAGCACAGCTCCTTGGAGATTTCCCTCCCTGCTGGGAGTGGGTGTCCCTCTCCAGGGACAAGCTCCTAttacctccctgccccccaagaGCAGGTAATTCTAAATAGGTGATCAGTTCTGCTTCCCTGTGAACTGAACATAATTTGGGGACCCCTGctcactcccctccctcctttttcagGGGTGAATTCAGGCAAGGATTGGCCACAGAACACCCCTGGCCTTACCAGGAAGTTTGCAGTCTTCTTATCCCCCTGAgatctctgctcctccccagatTTTCTCAACTCCTTCAGATGTTCCAGCTGCTTTTGAATTTGCTCCTGGAAAAGGGGCACTTGTTGAAGCCTAAACTTGGCCTCTGCTATCTTTAGTTGGTGCCAGCTCTAGAGGGAAAACTCTGCTTTAGGGAGTAAAGCTGAGGGTGCTGCAGCCAAGAGCACAGGGAGGGCccaggaaagggggaaaatgaatCCATCACACCAAGGGAAGCAGATCCAAGAGGTGgtgagagagagattcttaatgACATGTGGGCACCTGGATTCAGCCATACCTGAAGCTAGTGCCCTTGGATCTCAGCTGCATGAACCAGTAAATTCCCTCTTTGCTGGTTTGGTTTGTATTGTGTTTTTGCCACTTAACAGCCCAAAAATGCTGACTAATGCACCAACATCCCAGGGTTGGGAAATAAAGTAGCcctgactccccaccccacccacaagAAGCCCTACCTTGTATTCCAGGGCAGCCTCCTCAATGGGGCGTACCCAGTGGCCTTGATGTTCCTGAGTCAGCCTGCAGATGAGGCAGATAGGCTCCCTGTGGTCCTCACAGAAGAGCAGCTGGACCTGCTTCATGTGTCTCTCACACTGTGGCAGGGACTTGGGGCTCAAGTTAGCTATCTGCAGGCCTTCGTGCTGCTTGTTGTCTTCCGAGTTATTTACTTGGAGTGAGGCCAGGCTCAGGAAGCTGCTGCGTTTGCGTATGCCTGAGGTCTTGGGATCCCTAGAAGCAACGGAGTATCTGCAGGAATCGTCTCCTTCCTGAGCACGGCAAAGGGGATACACAGCCTCATCCTGTGGCTTCCCTGGGGACATGGCAGTGGAAAAATTTCCTGAGTGACAAACCCAAAATGTCCCAAAGGGGTGCTGCAAGgcgcagcagagagagagagagagagcccatgccTTGTACACACAAGTTCCTGGTTAGACTGTTGCCACTTCTAACTTGTCCTCCCCTGACTTCGTTCCAGCAAGGCAGCAAACCACCCAGCGGAAGTGAGGGCAaagggctagatctcatgaccgtCCTGAGATTTGaattcctgggtatttatcctaaAGAAAAGCCTTTTGTTATAAATTCTATGCCTTCCTCCCACACATATACAGATCTAGCAGGTGATATAAAGGCAGTGAGACGTTCTGACCAGTGTTTGCTCTGCCACTTAAAACCACCCAGGCTGCTCATGACTCGAGTGGGAGCCCCCTGGGAACAGTAATTCACTCATAGTCTGACCCCTAGCAGAGTCCCTAGCACATGATAAGGATTTGAGAAGTCTGTGTTAAATGAAAGAACTAAAGGGACCTCTCCTCACATCCAGGTTCAGGAAGAATTAAATGGAAGTAAGGAAAGAGACTTGATTTTATAAGGCTGAAGGGTATAATGCACCATGATGACAAACAGCTATGACTAGTGTGCCCCAAGACCATAGCACAACCTCATAAAGCAGAATGACAGGAGGTACAGTCAGAAACACACTCAATTCATTAgtcccctcccaccacctctcACAAGGTTCCAGGAATTCATATCACATCTGTAAGTGAGACTGTGGGAGGCCCCTTTAGTAACAATGCTCCCCTCCTTCCCTAATGATAGAATTGATTGCTGCCCATCAATTGATGGctgcttccctgcccccctccccaaaacccCATTTCTTGCAGTTAGGTGTGGCTACTTGACTACATTCTGGCCAAAGGGATATAAATGAAGGCATCCTGAACAGATTCTAGAAACTTCTGGAGACTTTCCCTAAGTAATACTCTTCTCCTTTGTCCTTCCATTGTGCTGCTTGGAATGAGGATGCCACCCCCTGAGACCATGAGTTTGAGAGCAAACTTTGTGGAGCAGAAAAACAGCAGGAGCCTGGTTCCTGGCCCATGGAGTACCACATCTGTTCTGGACCCTCTGTGTTGTTTATGTGAAGGAGAGACAAACTTCTGTCTTGTTTCAGTTAGCATTATTTTGGCATTTATGTCATCCACAACCCAACATAATCCCAATTTCTGCCTCCTTAGTAGATGAGATTTAGGATTTTAGCCAACAGCTTTCCTCCCTGCCCAGAAAGGTGAATGGCAGAATCTCAGCCCCATGACATACTGCCATAGGGTCATTGTGAGAAGCAGGTATTTTACCCAGTCTTTTCCAGATGCTCACGCTGGTGTCTGTGACTTCTGTGGAATTCTAAAGGATTTCAGAGTGTCTAAGAACTTGAACTTCTATGCAACATTTTATGAAGATGTGCATACGTACATTTTTTTCAGGATTCACAGCCTACCTCAGATCCCAGGGGGCACCCAGGGATCTGTTGACATAAATACAGTGGGGATAAAAGGTTTGTGAGGGAAGACCTACACAGGTCACCATTCCTAAGGATGCCAGGTTTTCTGAGTTTTGGGGTCCTTTCTTACCTGAAGAAGGAGAGACTTCTGGACCTGAAGGCTGGTGGAGCTCACTGCCTGCCACCTCCTTCAAGGTCTCAGAGGGTTCTTGACCctcaattccatttttctttgaagGTCCTGTAGATTCTGGATGCTCCCAGGTTGTCTGGAGACCAGACGACGATACATTGGAAAGTGTGTTCCTGAATACTCCCCCCTTCAAGATCATGGAATGTTCTGGATTCCTGGGGCCTTTCTCTGGAGCCACAGTAGCACCTATATCCAGAGTGGCCACTTCACTGGGGGTGGCTGCTGAGTCTGGATGAtcacttctcattttctcttgacTCAGAAGAGTTTCTGGATTGgggagttctctctctctcgaaatgGTAAAATCAAGACTTCTGGGTCGCTGCTGCCCGGAGATCCTGGATTTTATTCTTTGGGACCCAGTAGGAGATTCAGAGGCATGTTCTTGGAGACTTCCTGTAGAGCTGGAATTCCTGCGTAGCTTGCCACTGGgactccccttctccccctgttGCTTGCCATAAAGCGGGCTTCTCCTGGAGGACAGAGTCATGCTCCTGGACCCTGGCTTGCCCTGCATATCCTGGTCCTCAGAGGTCGTCTGATCTCTCCGTTTGCCCTGAGGCTTCTTCTGGGACCCCCTTCCAGCCTCATGCTGGCCGGATGGCCGGCTGATGGCCCCATCACCACTTTGCCGCTGCCTATCACCTTCCAGGCCATCTGGTATCCTCAGGCCCTTGGGCTTATTCTCCCCAGAGGAACAAGACATTGCTGAGCTGTCTGTGCCACTTTCTTGTATCAGATACTCTGCAAAGACAAAAGAATGTGAAGGCATGGAATTGTGCCGTGCTCAGGGCCAGGGCTtgggacagaaggaagagaagggaaaatccTCTCAGTGGTGATTATAGGTGTATAAAACTCACAAAATCTATCAAAGAATTAAGGTATTTGgcacaaaaatttgaaaacagactTTGAAGGACAATTAAAACTCCAGAAACTAATttacttctgttttattctttggtTTCACGACATGAAGAAAATCCTAACACACAGGTAAGTAAGTGTAAatggtgatttttgttttaaacaacttGCTTGGAAGTTTCAGGATACAGTTTCATGAAACAGAAATCACAGGAAAGTCTTAATTCCAAGGTCTACATAAAAAGGAGTTCAAGTACAGCACAAACGATTGCCCTGCTGGCCTCTAGAATTTCAGAATTTTGTTAATGAcacattttaatatgaatttgttggttttgtaaataagaaaaattaataaaatttagatTAAGTATTTGTTAACATTCTAAAGAATCCCTGAAGTATGTTCCTTGGATGTAACTTGAAAACCACTActctaataaagaaatgaagatatcCTGTAATCAGCACTTTAATTTTTGGTAGAAGAAGCTCTTATTAAAATTGCTTCAGAGTTGTTTAAAACACTTTGCTGTTGCAAACACTTTGCTTCCTAGGAAAATGTAAGTTCCCCAAACTGACTCAAGAACTAATGGGAAAGCCCTAAAGATGCTAATGAccaggtttcatttttttttttaagattttatttatttatttatttgacagagagagagacagccagcgagagagggaacacaagcagggggagtgggagaggaagaagcaggctcccagcggaggagcctgatgtggggctcgatcccggaacgccgggatcacacccagagccgaaggcagacgcttgacgactgagccacccaggtgcccctaataaccaggttttaaaacatgaaaaggtAACTTAAAAACTCTACTCATCAAATTACACTGGACTCAGATTATGGTTTAGTCCTATCAGTCTTTCAGAGAGCAGAGAACTTTTATGTTACTTAAACGTTCTACTTCAGAAAAACACATGGAAAGCATTTCTAATGTGTCCTTAAAGTCTAGAAGTAGAAGAAATATTCAAACACTAACCAATATTTTTTAAGCCCATTACGTATTTGCTGCctctcttctcaaaaaaaaaaaaaaaaaaaagtctgaaagcaAAAATCCAGTAGGCCACATTTGTTGATCACAGTGTGATGAAATCAGAAAGTTACAGCAAAACAGGAATAGAAGaacaaggaggagaagaaggaagaaaaacaaggaaagagaaaagatgaaagaaaggaaggaaaagaattgAGAATTTTAGAATACCTTTGTGGAATGTGTCAAAGAAGaactcaaaactgaaaacaggtgGATTTCAATGTGAAGATTACCTGTCGACCCTGCTGGTATGGTCAGTtagcaaacctttttttttctttcctgaagatAGTGGTGTGTACGTAGGGGTTAATCACAATGAAGTTAGGGCCCTTCTAAGATCAGGCATCTAGCTCCTGCCTCTCCTGATTCTGCCCTGCAGTGAGAATCtcagcctccccgcccccctcaccccaccctgttTTAAAGCCATTGGGACCCTTAGCTGTACTAACCCAGCTCCAAAGACCTAAGCAGCAGAAAGGACTTCATCGGCCAGAGTCACTGGGGTCATGGTAGTCCTGGGATTCCTAACCCCAAGTCACAACACATTGGTCTAAACACAAGTTCCCTCTTGcaccttctgccccaccccatgAATAGCCAGCAGTCACACTGGGAGAGGAATGGGGCATGGGGCCTTCTTACCTGGGCCAATCGCCCTGACAAGCTCCTCTGCCAGGAGGTTCTGGTTGATGGCCCTCAGGACTTGTAGGGTCAGCTTCACAGCGTACTCCTCCCCATAGGAGGTGATCATCAGAGAAGCCAGCCTCACTGGCTTGGCATTCTGGAGCTGGCCCCGGGGGATCCGGAAGTGATCCTTCTCCAGGCTGGTGTTCTGCAGCTTAAACTTGAACTTCTCAAAGTCATCGGACACCAGCTCCTCCAGGGAGTCCAGCAGATGGTCACGGGGGGTCTTGATCATGGTGTTGACCAGGAGAGGCCAGAGATAGTTGTCTGAAACAGGCTCTGCTCTGGAACCCAGAAGGTGGGTAAAAAGAAGCCGCTTGTGAAATAGCGGAAGAGGCACAGGAAATGCTCTGCACTCTGGCGGGAACCGAGGTATGAATGTCATCGTTTATTCCCAGGGATGACACTTGCGTTCTCTTTCTCACGGATTTGAAGGCTTCTACAGCTGGGAGGGCGCAAGGTCAGCCATGTGGTCCTCCGGCCCAGCCCTCACCTTCGCATACAGCCCTGCAGAGCAGCGGGTAGGTTTGtgaaggaggggctggggctggagtccagagtcttGATCCTAGGAAGGCGCTCAATGCTGCTTCTCCCAGGAtatgggctgggggcgggggggcgggagCAGGAACAAAGCCCCTGGTCCCACGCTGCAGAGGACCATGATGACGGTCAGTCTCTTTGGCCAGTTGTTCTCCTCCAGACTCTTGGGATTTTATTGGCCCTCCAAAGCAAATggtggggggacagggggcaAAAACGCAGTCCTGCAAATTTTACCCTTCTCTGCCCAAGAAGGTGGAGCCAGAAGGACACTCCCAGGACACAAGCCCTGGCGTCACCCCTGTTGATGTAGTTCCAGTTGTCTGGT encodes the following:
- the MEFV gene encoding pyrin, producing the protein MTFIPRFPPECRAFPVPLPLFHKRLLFTHLLGSRAEPVSDNYLWPLLVNTMIKTPRDHLLDSLEELVSDDFEKFKFKLQNTSLEKDHFRIPRGQLQNAKPVRLASLMITSYGEEYAVKLTLQVLRAINQNLLAEELVRAIGPEYLIQESGTDSSAMSCSSGENKPKGLRIPDGLEGDRQRQSGDGAISRPSGQHEAGRGSQKKPQGKRRDQTTSEDQDMQGKPGSRSMTLSSRRSPLYGKQQGEKGSPSGKLRRNSSSTGSLQEHASESPTGSQRIKSRISGQQRPRSLDFTISRERELPNPETLLSQEKMRSDHPDSAATPSEVATLDIGATVAPEKGPRNPEHSMILKGGVFRNTLSNVSSSGLQTTWEHPESTGPSKKNGIEGQEPSETLKEVAGSELHQPSGPEVSPSSGKPQDEAVYPLCRAQEGDDSCRYSVASRDPKTSGIRKRSSFLSLASLQVNNSEDNKQHEGLQIANLSPKSLPQCERHMKQVQLLFCEDHREPICLICRLTQEHQGHWVRPIEEAALEYKEQIQKQLEHLKELRKSGEEQRSQGDKKTANFLKQIETQKQTLRHQLEQLYHLLEQQEKLFVASLEDLSQTIGQVGEKYNTHVSRDIALLDKLIGELEAKQCQPEWELMKDIGVTLHRVKIATVPKPWGIPSDVEKKIHVIYQKSEFVEKRMKSFLEKLRSETDSFNVPELICAQAYAVDVTLDAETAHPNLIFSNNLKSVRLGDKCNRLPDNPERFDSCTITLGLQSFLSGRHYWEVEVGKKTGWILGICKASASRKGSMTLSPDNGYWVVMMMKRNEYQVSTIPPTRLQIREPPRRVGIFLDYQAGDISFYNVTYKSLIYTFTSFSSSGPLKPMFSPGTHDGGKNMDPLTICPVGDQGSH